The following is a genomic window from Carassius auratus strain Wakin chromosome 15, ASM336829v1, whole genome shotgun sequence.
aacaaacatgagtgtgtgtgtgtgtgtgtgtttacatgtgatGAAACGTATTTTGCCTGCAGATGGCAGTATTGTCCAAGTCCTATAAATTGTCTCTGGTATTGCTTAAGAGAATACTTTCAGATAGATATGAAAATGTCTTTACAGTGCAAATAATGTGATTTTATGGTTTCTTAATAAAAGTGACTGCGCTTCAATTCAATTACTTTGTAagaaaacatttggctatattcTGTTCAGTATGAACTGAATTACAAATCCTCACTGCAATTTTTCTTTAACCCATgctcattttacaaaataaattttcaaatcaagattttgtaatgttattttagGAGACATAGGGAATAAAACATAAGGAGTGTGTACAGTACTATTATTGGATTTTGGATTCTACTAAAGTTGGAAAAATTTGTGAAGGTCCTTAATAGGATCATTGAAGAATCATGCTATGTAGGAAATGCCTGTGCAGTTACCCTATATATGAATTTcctatgtacatttatttattcattcattcatttgaaattcattttattaattagattcttctttttaattattcaaagtaGAAATAAATATCTAATGTAACAATTGCAAGTTACCACATTTTGCAGTGTAGAATTCATTCCAAACGATTATTGATGTTAATGAGTTCCAGTTCCATTTTTCATGGTGGACAATTCTGTGATTCGTTCTTTTCATTACACTGCATGTTACACCCATTATGTAACTATAATTAATCCccatagtaataataacaataataatgtgtaCTTCAAAGCACCTCCGCAATGCAATTACACCTGCAGTACATATTGTCCACTAGTCGCTatatttttcaatgtaaataGTCAGTAACATGAACACTGCAAAGTATGACCaactttatattttacaattgtgTGTTTATAAATAACTGCAGCGCATAGTTACATCGTGTCTTTTCATCACCGCCTCTAAATTAAACTTTATAGTGGTGTAGCTCGTGGACGAATCATTTGTATGAATCTTTTAAATAAACGAATCACTCTGGCTTCACGACGCATCCTGCAGAAAAGTTCGCTGAAACAGTCAGTGAAAATGAATCCTTTCAGTGAACTAATTCAAAAGAATCGAGTCACTGGGGAGAATCAAATATCCCACCATTATGTTTGAATCACACGTCTCTCACAGCCCCCTATGATGATTGACATTAGATCCCTCCAATCAAACGAGGACAGTTCCAAAAGGGGCGGGATTCTTAGTTGTATCGCAACAAGCTAGGCTGCAACCCCCAGTCTCAACTCCTCCATACAAATATACACGAGCGGTTCCTTGTTTTGGTCTGTTACGGAATcgcaaaaaaagaaaactcaGCGAGTTTTGGAGGAACTCATGCAGCGGTTCAAACGGACTTGGTACGTTTCCGTTGTAAATAACGGTCAGATGCACACTTTGCGTCGGTGCTTTGTGTAATTGCACTTTTGGGGTTTTTGCAGACAACGCTTTGATCTCTCGGGTAAATGGGGTCGTGCGCTGCTGACTGCGCTTGTTTTGATAATGCATTCGGATCTCCGGACTGAAAAGGACactgttttgtaatttttgctgttttgtttttaaacttgGTGCTCCCCGGTACTTGCAATATTTTTGAGGATGTCCGATGGATTATTTAAACTTAGTTTTAACAatgtaatgctgctgaaaaaaaTACCTAGTGTACTACGGTATCGATGAACTGTTATAATTGAAGCTCTTCTCGGAGTGCACAATTGTGACCTGTTTAAAGTGCTATTTTTCTAAATGGAACTATTTTTATCTCCGCGCTCACATTTGGCGAAGATTACATGCATACGGCTTTGACTTTAGATCCTGCAGTTTttctataattaattttttataccaTGGCAAGCCCCACCACGGAGCAAGGATGTTTTTCAGACGTGAAGAAGGTGGGTTATTTAAGGAAACCCAAAAGCATGCACAAAAGGTTTTTTGTACTGAGGGCGGCGAGCGCCTCCGGACCGTCCCGACTGGAGTACTATGAAAACGAGAAGAAGTGGAGACATAAATCTGGAGCACCGAAAAGGTCCATTCCGCTGGAGAGCTGCTTTAACATAAACAAAAGAGCGGATTCTAAAAACAAACATCTCGTCGCGCTTTATACCAAGGATGAGTACTTCGCCATCGCTGCTGACAGCGAGGTAGAGCAGGAGTCGTGGTATCAAACCTTGGTTGATCTTCATAACAGAGGTAAGGTCCACGAAACTGCCGCGGCCCGCGGAGTTGGCGAGGATAATTACGGCGAAGCCACGCCGGGACCTGCCTTCAAAGAGGTTTGGCAGGTTATTTTGAAACCAAAGGGTCTGGGTCACACAAAGAACTTGATTGGTGTTTACAGATTATGCCTCACCAATAAGACTAtcagttttgtgaaactcaaTTCTGATGCGGCTGCTGTGGTCCTGCAGTTAATGAACATTAGAAGATGTGGTCACTCTGAAAATTTCTTTTTCATTGAAGTCGGGAGATCTGCTGTGACGGGGCCTGGGGAGTTTTGGATGCAAGTGGATGACTCCGTTGTGGCTCAGAACATGCATGAAACTCTACTAGAAGCCATGAAAGCCATGAGTGAGGAGTTCAGACCCCGCAGCAAAAGTCAGTCATCTTCCAATTGCTCAAACCCCATCTCAGTGCCTGTCAGGAGGCATCATAACAACAATCCTCCCCCAAGTCAAGTTGGCTTGGGCAGGCGCTCTCGGGCAGAGAGTGTGACAACCACTTCTCCAGTTAGACCTGGCAAACACAGCCATTCGTTCAGAGTGAGAGCGTCCAGTGATGGGGAGGGCACCATGTCCAGGCCGGCTTCAGTGGATGGGAGTCCAAGCAGTCCGAGCACAGCCCGACCTCAATCACAGCGACACAGGGGTGGATCCTCCAGACTTCACCCTCCACTCAATCACAGCAGATCAATCCCCACGCCCACCTCACGTTGCTCCCCCTCAGCCATCAGCCCTGTCAGCTTGTCTTCCAGCAGCACCAGCGGACATGGATCCACATCTGACTGCCTCTTTCCACGGCGCTCTAGCGCCTCCATATCTGGATCGCCCAGTGATGGCGGATTCATCTCCTCGGATGAATATGGATCCAGCCCATGTGACTTTCGAAGCTCCTTCCGTAGTGTGACTCCAGACTCGCTTGGTCACACGCCACCTGCAAGAGAGGAGGAGATAAACAATTACATCTGCATGGCCAAGCCTGGTTCACTTCCTGGTGCCGGGAGCCAATCGCGTAGCCAATCTAGGGGAACGCCATCAAGACTGGATGAGCCTGAGCTGGAGAAATGTTTCCGGAAGAGAACACATTCTTCTGGTGCGTCACCGCCAACGCCGTGCCATCAAAAAACTCCCTCACAATCGTCTGCTACTTCGCTGGAGGAATATACTGTAATGATGCCCACATACCCAAGAAGCCGCTCTGCAtcgtcatcatcgtcatcataCAGGCACTCCTTCATGCCAACACATTCATACCCAGAGGAAAGTATAGACACTTCACAAGCTAAAGACCACAGTAGACCAGATCACAAAGATGACGGCTACATGCCCATGCTGCCAGGAGTTGCGCCTGCGACCCCAACCACGAAGAGCGGTGACTACATGCCCATGAGTCCAAAAAGTGTGTCTGCACCACAGCAAATTATCAACCCCCGGCAACACTCGCATGTTGACTCTAATGGTTACATGATGATGTCACCAAGTGGCAGCTGCTCTCCAGATGGCACAACAAACTATGGCAAGATCTGGACTAATGGCGTCAACTCTAAGCTCTCCGTAGAGAGCATGGAAGGTAAAGTGTCGTCTTGTGGAGATTACATAAACATGTCCCCGGCTAGTTGTTCAACGACCAGCACACCTCCAGACTGTTTTTTCAACCCTGTAGAAGATCATCCCAAGCCAATGTACGCTTACTTCTCTTTGCCCCGCTCCTTCAAACATGCCAACAGAAAGCAGGATCAGAGCCCTCTTCGGATATCACTGGGCTCAAGTCGATTGGCGTATGCCGACTCTTCCTCGTCTTCAGCGAGCAGCGACAGCTTGGGTGGTCAAGGCAACTCGCAGCAGTCTGCTGTCAAACCCAAAAGGACAGAGAGCAACGGGAGGCTGACACGTCCGACACGGCTGTCACTGGACGCTAGCAAAGCAAGTACTCTTCCACGAACACGTGAGAGTCCCTTCCCCACAGAGCCCAAAAGTCCTGGCGAGTATGTCAACATTGAATTCAACAGCAAGGCGTTTTCGGCGAGCTTGGCGTCACTGGAAGTGGATGCTGAGGCCCAATCAGATCTTTCATCATCGGAGTACATGAACATGCAGTTGGGGTCGAGGCAAGCTGGGCGTTTGTGCCCAGAAATGCAGATTTCCACTTCCTGTTCGGACTATGCCATAATCACTCCATCAAACTCTGTATCCTCCCCTCCACTGCCCTGTGAGAGCATATGTAGCCGTGACTACATCAGTATGCAGTTAGCATCCTGCACTAGCTTTCCAGATCCTCGAATGATGCTGATGACCGAGGCCTTGCCGGATGCAGATGATGCCCCTCCTTGTTCTGTATCACCCAATCATGATGTGACAACATTAAGTGGTGTTCCAGGAAGACCAGTTCTGATCGGACCCTTGTCAGGTCTAAGTGCATTCACACGAGTAAACTCCACTTCTGGGCGGAACCAAGGGGCTAAAGTAATCCGGGCTGACCCACAGGGTCGACGGCGACACAGTTCAGAAACTTTTGCTTCAACTGCAACCAGAGGGACAGTTGACACTTCGGCCACCTGTCAATCAGGGGATGTGAAGCGCCACAGCTCTGCCTCTTTCGAGAATGTGTGGTTAAGACCCGGTGAGGCCTCTGCTGCTTCTGCCGGTCCACCTGCATCTACAGTAACCAATGGACGAAGGGAAAACACTTCAGGCCCAATTCCCACACTAACAAACCATGACCAGAACGGCCTGAATTACATCGATCTGGATCTGGTGCAGAATGGAGAGCAGCATGTTCCAGACTGGAATGCGTTCCAATCTCGGCCAGTGGAGCTGGGAGCTGTCGAAGGCATAGAAGAGCTCAGTGCCTACGCCAGTATAAACTTCCCCAAATCAGATGAGACCAGAGGGAATCTCACAAGCAGAGAAGGTAAGAACAAGTGTTTGTTTAAGAATGGTTATCAAAAAGAGCACCTTAGAATGCTGTGTTCTTGATAACTGGCATGTTTGAGCTATACATTTCTTAGTGTCTAGAAATGTCTTAGTGTCTAGTGTCTAGTGTCGTTATCATGCCTGTCTAGAATATTTAATAGGTAATGTGCATATCATGTTATTTATAAAATCAGCCCCCATTTATCTGTGTAGTTTGAGTCTTTGCTGGAAAATCCCGTTCTGAAATCTTAGGAGAGAGCTAAGGGGGTTTAGAATCCCTCCCACTGATGACTGGGCCTCTTCAGGCTGATAAATGGACATATTTGTGAATGGAGGCAGAAAGGGTTAGCATGTCTACACTTGTTCCCGATGCGACAAAAGGAAAAAACAGCACATATATGCATTTGTGAGTCACTAAGCAGCTTATAGGATGTCTTTTTCCTGAATGGAAGTTTACTTAGTGTGTGAGTCAACTCTTCAGAGTTGTCTTTGATATTAATCAAGCGCTGTGAGAAGTCTACAAAGCTGCCACTACTGTGCATTCTCCACTTCGCCCAAGGGTTTGTGTGTCATGCCTCGCTGACTCTGTATCATcgttgttttagtttatttacttgCCCTTCAGCGAGTGAAGGGTTTTCCACCCTCTTGGCCTTCCTTTATTTTTCCcctatgtgaaatgtttttttgtgtgtatcaTAAAGATTGCATATGAAGTCTTAGCAGAGCCGACACTAAAGTGCAAATTTATTTATAGAcaattgtttaatgatttttttgttttagcctttaatggttttatgttttccacaaaaagaaTTGAGGATATTGTTAGGGATGGATGTTctctcaaaaaagaaaattgtgtaaTATCcgaacctgtatgattttttttttttcttctcctgtagAAGAcaaaaggtattttgaagaatgtttaaacaGTTTTTGTTCATACTCTTTCAATGGGGTCTAATAACACTGAGAATCTTTAAGAATGTCGTCTTTGTGTTGTGCGGAAGatagaaattcatacaggtttggaacaacatgaggataagtaagtgatgacagaattacCATTTCTTTCAGATTGTTTTTGCGCAACTGTTTAGTGAGTTCGCCCCAGTGTGTTCTAAGGAAGCAGTTGTTTTGATGGGGTGAAAACCTGCACTCATATGCTTTCTTGACTtggttgctgtgtgtgtgtgtgtgtgtgtgtgtgtgtgtgtgtgtgtgtgtgtctcgagTTTGGCTTGGCATATTTAGGAGGCTTAGAGCGAACACAGGGTCTTCAGTGTTGCGTAACCAATGTTTTTTAACTCTGGgaagccctgtgtgtgtgtgtgtctgtttgtgtgtgagtgtgtgctccTTAGTAAAACCCCCTGTGTTCCTTTGGAGACAAGAGCTGTGATGATGTGGACATCATCTGCAGGAAACAGAAACCTCCTCTTACTCTTAATGTGCTTACTTTCACCTGTACTTTTGCATTTTGTGACGTACTTCTTGGTGTGAGGGTTAATTTTGGTGCATTTATTGCAtgtgttgtttttgcatttttgccAGGATGTCTATCTAAAAGCTCCAGTACCTAATTTAATTTGCCGCCTCTGGCACATGTTCTGCCCATGGCATGCTCCTGTGTGGCTCCGCGCCTATGCCACCCATCTCTATGGTTACGCTGTTGCCGCAGCGCTTTTTTCCCCATGTCACAGTGGATTAAGGGGCCACAGACTGAGACGCCGGGGGCTTCAGAAAGCCGCATTACCATTGGGCAGTGGTGGGGCGGGGCGGGGTGACCGAGTTCTTCGGTGGGTTTGGTCAGAGTGAGACGATTAGAAGCCCTGCCCACCTCAGGCCACCATGATGGGGTCACCCTGCAGACTGGCTTCTTGTCCCCTTCTCCCTCTAGCTCCATTTCAACCACGTTTTCCTCTTTGTTGTCTTTCCCTCCCTTTTCTTGCATCCTTTAGGAGGTTTGAAGTGCCAAGTATTGTGCAGCATTGTGATCGGTTAGGGGCGGAGCTCTGGGATCAGATCAGAGGAATCATGGGTATTCAGTTGAATTCAGGCTATTGTTTAATTATCATTGATTAATTTGAAGCTAAGGAATGGTTGATTTGTTCACTTGTACCTCAAAATCAGTAATCTATTCCATATTAATggtaatttaatgttaatgtttttaagttGATAAAATTagtaccattcaaatgtttaggTTCTGTAAGATATGTAGGTTTCTTAAGCTCAACAAggttgcatttaattgatcagtaggaaaaatacagtaaaaccagtaatattgtaaaatgtctttACAATGTCTTTACATCTGAGCATTTGTTATTCATGTTTGTAGTACAAATTATGCAGTTATGCATCACTTTTAAATCTTTCCAAATGCTGCAGTATAAGCAATATTAGCAAATAATTTTCTGTATTAATGCTAACTTGATAGATCATCAATTAAAATAACAACTTAATATGGAAATTCATCAAAATCTCTAGTTGATGCTTGAGCGAAGATGGATCAGGCAGGAAGCAGGTTCATAAAAAACGGCTATATTAGAGATCACACTGTCGAGGTCATCAGTAGTGGCATGAGGTTGGCAGGTCTGGTGCTCTGTTCTTTGATGAGATCCTTGGAATGTGTGTGAACAGGGAaatgagaggtgtgtgtgtgtgtgtgtgtgtagctccagGGTTGGAATGTAACAGCAGCATTTGTGCCTGTTTTACAGAGCCGCTTGTTAAAGTAGACACAGGCAGAGATATGGAGGGATGGAGAGGAAGTAAAGAGAGAGGTAGGAAGGGGCACACAGCAGGAGAAGGAGAGCGAAATAAGGAGGGTTTAAGAGATTAACTGATCAAGGCTGTGTATAAGGGGAACCAGAAATTCTCCAATCAGTGTTTAATGTAGAACGACCCTGGCATTTAAATCCATATAGCACATAggatttgtttttgcttttaaggCAGCAAGTAAAATGTTTGCTTAATAGGCATAACCTATCCCTTTCAGCATTTAGAACATAGAGTAAATGCTCTCATGTGTGTTCATACAAATTGGGCTATTAGTACCCAAGGTCAAATATTAGCAGATGCTCAGAGCACACATGCCAACAGAAATGACAAATATTTAAGTGATGTGAAATGCATGGATTCCTCTGTTCTTATCTGTAATATTTAAAGTGTTCTATTCTAATTCTGTCTAGTTTAGTCTGTCTAGCTCTGTTTAGTTTCATACTGTTTTTGTCTTTAGATTTAATAGTTCTGTATTTGATAATTTGGGTTGTGCGATGTCTTCAAATTTGCGGACAATGGCTAGTGTAAAACATCGCGATGGAAGATGACATCGACGGGGGCAAGCTGGGGGGGTGGAGTTTGTAATGGCAGCGGCAGGGGAATTAGGGGAGGTTTACCCGAAGCATAGATCCGCATAAGGGTTATCAACTAATGATTCCTAACACCGTGTCTACACCTGATGCAAGCGGCACGGCGCAACAAAATACTAtatagaaccactgatctataatagagattcattatactgtatatagatcAGCCATTAGAACTCATTATAATGAGTGATGCTGTCTACTCTGGATGCGGTACTGCATGACACTACAAATAcctgacagtaaactgctgctGCGTTCTGTTATGACGTTCTGACACAATTTCAGATGGTTTTCAATGGTTGCTTTGTCGCGTCCAGTGCAGACAGTCTTTAACTAATCTTTATACAGTCCCTGAGCTACACACGACAACTTTAGAGTCCGATGTAGACACTTTGTAAGGAGATATGACTGAGGATGATGGCGAATGATTTCCAGATCCTCAGTACCACTGACAAAcatataatcttgtaaaatgtgtggtaagtaAGAGAGTATGTGCAATCGCGAAGTGACAGTGAAATGAAAAAGTGATTGTGCATTCAAAAAGGGGCGGGGCATCACTATGTCGGCGTGACCTAGACAATGGATGATGGCATCGTCTATCGGCCCAACCATATTTGATATTGCATGTAACTAATCCTTAAGAATTAGTATTGACTGCCTTTAAATGGAAAAAGTTAGTTATCTAAATtcgatttttaaaaaatgtttaaacatttatgaTGTTCCAAACATATGACATATATATTCTGATAAATGACTGCATAGAaactaggggtgtccatggttaaccggttaaccgattaaccgttaaaaattgcgtaaccgagtgaaacattttgctcggttaagtgacgtcaatggcgtgcattgaatttagttgtaatacatttttgcaccaccagagaccgccagagcgctcccagacatttgtaatgtccacaagaagaagtcatttttctaatatgaagcgggcaaaaaaaaagtacagcgttggagcactttaaaattgagagtgacggggcaaaatgcaagtattgcaatacagtgcttagatatacttaaagtacaacctcgttgttgtaatctcaacagccaacacccgggcatcattaggccggtcaggactcaCTGGATGAGTGGCGAtgagcgaaagcatctcagctgcgtggcgtgtctgtttttaattcggctcccatgttaacatgttagagcttgccgactgcctgcgtgagacgcgcggctcaggcgcggctcgacgcgtgcatgctagaaatagaactgacgccttgttggaagcgtttccaggcaaaatataataggaaaatatgtttatatgtcattttgtacacaaatacatattaattcatgacattttgatatttgaaagtctataggttgacataaattcagatataaatgtaattaaaaaaaattattatcgattttcaaatattgtacctgtcaaacatatcatagtcatagccttagcgaggcggccgcggagcctgcttgttaccttcgcctaaacacggaaagttacataaccattactagagcctgttcctttataacatagccaaaggtcggtgtatatttgctttatacattttaggcttattctcaaatacagattgtgttagtgggcgggattattaggtagttttaataggacaatttgaccggagagattaaattttgtcggacatttctttctttttttttttttttggccaatgtctggaaattaccggacaacggaaaccctggcgcacactatggttaaccgattattaaccgctaagggcctcggttaacggttaatgaaaaacttgaaaacgtgcagccctaatagAAACATTTGGAGTGCGAGTGTGTGCAGATTGTTGCACAAGAAAAGATCCAAATATGATTAAATTATGTTTACCGCAGACTTCATTTCACTCATGAAATGAAAAACCCATAGGAAAATCTCAAGGGAACCCATGGACAATTAGACTTCTGGTTTTTGACATCATGGCTGCAGCATTCTATATATATGAATGTCAGTTTTGAGAACTAGATATGATTGAATGAACTACTTTAAATGGCTTAAGTTTTCTTCACAAGGAGATATTGTTTGGTTTCATAAGGTTCGATATGCACTACATGTTTTATGGTTCTTGTATTGTGTATTTCTGCCCTTCTTGGAGCTTAACAGCATCCGTTTTCAAACTCCCATTAACTTTGAAAAGAGCTTAGCAGAAGGTTTGGCAGAGAAAGAAATGACAGGATTTTGATTTTAAGTGAATTATTCATTCCAATTGACGTAAGTGGAGAACAAAAAGTTTTTGGCTTTTTCCAAAGGACTGATAAAAGTAACAAAATTTCTCAGTTTCTATCTGGTGTTGTGAAGTCAAATATCCATGTTATTACTCATCTCGCTTATCTCATTAATGTTGAATATTATGTGGTTATTGTATCATTTCCACATCAGAGCTTTGCATTTAGCTTTATCCGCCAAATATAGAACCACATGAACTCCTTCGTCCCGTTTTGTTCTTCAAAGTCGTTCTAAGTTTGTCAGAAATTTCACACAGAGTACTCACACTGCTAATGTGCTGCTGACTATTTAGGGTGAGGGTCGGAACGGAAGGATGTGGTGAGCTTGGCCAGGTATCAGAGTGTTCATGCTCCCACCATGGGACTTGGCATCAAACGGGTGGACGTGAGCCATGGGTTTTTAGAAGGGAATGATCCGTGCCACTATTCCACCAATGCTTGACAAGCATTTGAACCGACTGTGCGGCCAGACGGATGGGTGAATGAAAGCAGAGTGTTTTGCATTTTCAGGCACTGGTAGGTGCCGGCCGCAAGCTGGAATGGTATGGTCTCTTGGACGGCACGTACATGGGTGTCTGTTTTTAGGAGATCACAATGTCTGGACTGACGAGGCGAAAGTGGAACCTCCTCTATCAATAGCTTTAATAGAGCAGGCTTTGTTCTTTGACAGCACTAGATGTGCTTGCTCCAACGATGCCACCAAGACATGTTAGGATGTCAAATGTTTCAATGCTTtaatactaaaattattattatttattcatacttGTAAATGGTTGTTTATAGCATAATAGTTTTTGCAGTTGCATTGACTGCTGACATTATAGTATCATCATGACATCCATAGTATGTGTTTCCATGTGTCCTATATTTATGTTTAGTTCTGTTGAGCAAAAGTGCTGAGTCTATGTACGTTGGAACTGTCTTTTAGcccatgtgtgtgtttgagagagagaaacagtACTGTTCTTCCACTCCGCCCAGCTCCGTTGGTCTGGACGAGTTCCTCATGGCCCAGTTGGATCCGTCAGCTTCATGTCCTCACTTCACCCCAaccacacacactcgctctcctctttttatttctctctctctctctctctggtcagGGTTGGGGCAAGGCCAATGCAAGAACAGAGAGTTCATAAAGATATGACAGGAAAGACGTCAGTGTGTGTGCGAGCGAGAGCGCTTGTTTTAGGTGATGTGTGATATTTACGACTCCGAATTCTTCTTTACGACGTTATATTTGCTTTTAGAGGAGCGCGGTAAATCATTTCTCCTTTCAGTTCTCCCCACAACAACATAGTAGACGCCAT
Proteins encoded in this region:
- the irs1 gene encoding insulin receptor substrate 1-B produces the protein MASPTTEQGCFSDVKKVGYLRKPKSMHKRFFVLRAASASGPSRLEYYENEKKWRHKSGAPKRSIPLESCFNINKRADSKNKHLVALYTKDEYFAIAADSEVEQESWYQTLVDLHNRGKVHETAAARGVGEDNYGEATPGPAFKEVWQVILKPKGLGHTKNLIGVYRLCLTNKTISFVKLNSDAAAVVLQLMNIRRCGHSENFFFIEVGRSAVTGPGEFWMQVDDSVVAQNMHETLLEAMKAMSEEFRPRSKSQSSSNCSNPISVPVRRHHNNNPPPSQVGLGRRSRAESVTTTSPVRPGKHSHSFRVRASSDGEGTMSRPASVDGSPSSPSTARPQSQRHRGGSSRLHPPLNHSRSIPTPTSRCSPSAISPVSLSSSSTSGHGSTSDCLFPRRSSASISGSPSDGGFISSDEYGSSPCDFRSSFRSVTPDSLGHTPPAREEEINNYICMAKPGSLPGAGSQSRSQSRGTPSRLDEPELEKCFRKRTHSSGASPPTPCHQKTPSQSSATSLEEYTVMMPTYPRSRSASSSSSSYRHSFMPTHSYPEESIDTSQAKDHSRPDHKDDGYMPMLPGVAPATPTTKSGDYMPMSPKSVSAPQQIINPRQHSHVDSNGYMMMSPSGSCSPDGTTNYGKIWTNGVNSKLSVESMEGKVSSCGDYINMSPASCSTTSTPPDCFFNPVEDHPKPMYAYFSLPRSFKHANRKQDQSPLRISLGSSRLAYADSSSSSASSDSLGGQGNSQQSAVKPKRTESNGRLTRPTRLSLDASKASTLPRTRESPFPTEPKSPGEYVNIEFNSKAFSASLASLEVDAEAQSDLSSSEYMNMQLGSRQAGRLCPEMQISTSCSDYAIITPSNSVSSPPLPCESICSRDYISMQLASCTSFPDPRMMLMTEALPDADDAPPCSVSPNHDVTTLSGVPGRPVLIGPLSGLSAFTRVNSTSGRNQGAKVIRADPQGRRRHSSETFASTATRGTVDTSATCQSGDVKRHSSASFENVWLRPGEASAASAGPPASTVTNGRRENTSGPIPTLTNHDQNGLNYIDLDLVQNGEQHVPDWNAFQSRPVELGAVEGIEELSAYASINFPKSDETRGNLTSREE